TTACTGCGAATTGAGACCATATACTCCAGCCCCATCTCTTCTAACCCATTCACAAAAGTGCTGCTCTCACCGTCAAGGCTGTCTGCAAATACCAAGTCCACAAGGATTGATGACTTTCTACCCCAACATGGCGAGCAATGGCAGGCAAGCCCTTCCGCTTCATGGGGGAAAGTAAACCCAAAAGGATGAGCTTAAAAAACTCAAAGCTGCGTACTTCAGGAAAGTGGGGGCGGTAGGCCTCACAGTAGTCATCAAGGACTTGAAGGGTGGGTAGCGCCTGACGAGCTAGAGTCATGGCTGGGTAAGGAGTTCAGCTTCTACCTCAAGCCTAGCCTCCCCATACTGACGAAAGAGGTATAAAAGGGATCCCTTTGGCTGGGGATCCCTTCATTACAGACTTAGCGCCATTCGGGAACGGCTCAAGCGGTGTAGTAAGCAGTGCCCTTGTTCACAAAGTCCAGGGTATAGGCCGCTTGATAGTTGATGGTCGGCTCAAACACACCCGCCACCGTCATGCTGTCGAAGAAGGTTTGCCAGCGCTCATCGGTCATAGCGCCGATGCCTTTCTCCAGCGCGTCTCCAGACTTGATGATGCCGTACTCCTGCAACTTCTCGAAGCTGTAGGCCAATTGCTCATCGGTCATCTCCGGATTATCCCGCTTGATCAGGGTATAGGCCGGGCGGGGATCCTCTAGGAAGCTGTACCAGCCCTTGATCGAAGCATCCACAAATCGTTCCACCAAGTCGGGGTTGGTTTCCACCAGTTGGCGGCGGGTTTCGATGGTGGTGGAGTAGGGGCTATAGCCTAGGTCGGCCAAGAGGAACACCACCGGCTCAAAGCCCCCTTCCCGTTGAATGGCAAAGGGCTCGGAGGTGAGGTAACCCTGCTGGGCTGAGGTGGGATCTGCTAGGAAGGGACCAGGGTTGAAGTTGTAGGGGCGAACTTGATCGTCGGTGAAGCCAAAGCGCGACTTGAGGTAGGGCCAGTAACCGGCGAAAGCACCCCGAGAGATGAAAATTGGCCGGCCCTTGAGATCCTCAAACCGCTCAGTGCCAGGGTGGGCCATGATGATCTGGGGGTCTTTTTGGAATATGGCGGCTACGCATATCAAAGGGATCCCCTCCTTCACGGCGTTGATCACCCCGGCACTGCCCCCCATGGCAAAATCAGCCGCACCGCCTGCCAAAATCTGGGTGATGTTGATACCGGGGCCACCCATTTGCACCGTCACATCCAGACCATGATCCCGGTAGATACCGGTAGCCACCGCCTGATAAAAGCCGCCGTGCTCTGCCTGGGCATACCAGTTGGTGGCATAACTCACCCGATCCAGGCCGGATCCCTGTGCCACAAGCAAGGTGGGGGAGGGCTTGCGTTGGGCTTGAGCACCACCTGCGGCCAGCAGGCTACCACCCAAGGCTGCAGCCCCCACTTTCAGGAGCTGACGACGGGTGAGCGCGCTGGTGTTTGGTGACAACTCAGATGGACGAGACGGAACCATGACAAACTCTCCTTAACCCAATCCCTTGCGAACTGTAAAGCGGTCATCAGCAACACCATCAAACCGGAGATCCCCGAGGGAAGCGGTATCTGCTGTTACCAACTGTTGCAGACGGTTGCTAGCCCCATCCAGTTCCACCAGACAGGGCCAGCCTATAGTTTTCGGATCCCTGCTGAGGGGATCTTTGTGGCATTAGGCCTGAATTTTGGATCGGGATCCCCTGTAGAGTGAGGGGAGATGAGCGAGGCTGCTATGATCATTCGTCTGGTGGTGTTCGATATGGCTGGCACCACGGTCAAAGACAACGACGATGTGAGCAAAGCCTTGATCGCCGCCTTCGCACAGGTGGGGATCCCGATTGGGATAACGGAAACCAACCCCGTCATGGGCTATCCGAAACCCGTCGCCGTGCGCCTATTGCTGGAGAAGCACTGGCCGGATGCTGCCCAGTTGACACTCCCCCGGTTAGAAACCGGGGGATTCTCCCTTCTAGCTCCCCACAGCTTGAAGCTGTGAGGGATTCATGGAGTTCAGGGGATTGCCAACTACCCCATCCCCTGAGCCGACCGTACCCATTACAGATATGGCTTCTTTTAGACTCAGGGGACACGAGAATCCGTCCCACTGGGCAATGTTCATTGCGGCATTCCAGTCGGCATCACAGCAATACCCGTCCTGCCCGGTGAACAAATGCCCACTCCTTTTCCCAATCAATCCTGTCCTGTGGTCGGTTTTGGATGTGTAGGCAGCAGGACGTTTATGCAGCGTCCTGCCCGCCATTTCCAGCTTGTAGGCAACCTTCCACTCCAGGTCGTAGTACGACCAGGTATGGCGCGATTTCCCGGCATCAGAGCGAGCCTTCTGGCTCTGTCTGGATTGGCGGATACCCGAGAGGTCTTCCATCCACACATCCGCATTTACCGCCTTGGCAAACCGTACAATGCGACGGCTAACGGTGTGGTTGACCGCCCTCATCCAACGGGCTTCTTTGCGCTCCAGTCGCTTGAGTGCTCGGTATTTACCCGCCTGTTGCAACTGGGCGCGACGCTTCTGGAAACGACGACGACGGTGAGCTACCTCTCCACCCCCAAAAAACACCGCCCGACCCCAACGGGTGGCCGCCACTGCCAAACGGTTCTGCCCCCGGTCAACACCCAGTCGCTCCGTACTCTTCACTTCGGGAACTTCCCAAGTGATAGACAGAACGGCATACCAAACCCCACGTATTTGCATCAGTTTCAAGGTTCCCCGTTCACAATCCTGTTCGGCCAGGATGCGCTCAAGACGCTCGGCATAGTAGGAACTGCTAACCTCAAGGGGAACCCGCTTGTCACCCTGAATCGTGGGGAAGCTCACTGAGTAGGTGCTACCTACTTTGTGCAGCTTCCAGTTTTGGTTGTTGACCTCTGGCCAGAACACTTTGAAGTGCTTGACCCGCTGGCCGGCTTTCCCCTTCAGGACACGAATCACTTGGTTGGAGAGGGCCGACTTGAGTGGTGTCACCACTTTGGCGGTTGTTAATGCTTTTCGTTCCTTTGGACTGATGCGGAGCAGTTCGTTTGCCAGTGCGGTTGTCGCACAAACCGTCTGGGCAAACATCTCTGCTTTGACCGCATTGAGGTCAAGAAACTTGAGCTTGAGTGTCGTGGTGACCCGTTTCATGGGGACTATTGTATGTACTATTTCTGTTGCTGAATAAATTCAGCCTGTGCGCTTATATCCCCCGGTTAGAAACCGGGGGCTTTACGCTGCTTTTCGTAACCCCGGAACTGGTGGACAAAGTTCACAGCCTCTACCTGCAAGCCATGATTCGCTTTTACCAGACGGATCCCGACTTACAAGAAGCCCCTGGAGCTTCGGAAACCTTCACGGCCTTAAAAAAACAGGGGATCCGCGTTGCCCTGGATACAGGTTTTGACCGAGCGACAGCGGATGTTTTGCTGCAACGGTTGGGCTGGCTGGAACAGGGCCTAATCGATGCCAGTGTCACGAGCGATGAAGTGGCCAACGGTCGCCCCCATCCCGATATGATCTTTGAGGCGATGCGCCGTACTGGGGTAGATCAGGTGAGTCAGGTGGCCAAAGTGGGTGATACTCCCTCTGATTTGCAACAGGGATCCCGTGCCGGATGCCGTTATGTGCTCGGTGTTACGAGTGGATCCCATGCTGCTAAAGAGCTGGCCAAGGAGCCCCATACCCATCTCATTGAGCACCTATCGGAGTTGCTGGCGATCCTCACTGAAGGAAAGTGAGTTTACACAGGGCTTGAATTGTAGACAGAGAGCTTATCGCTCTGCTTGAGCATTCAGGTTGGAGACGATCAGATACATCACAAAAATAAACAGTGCAACCAGCGTCATAGGTCAATCCTTGGGTCAGGTCTTAGGTTTGGGGAGTGAGGGAATCCGCGCTGACGGAGTCGATACCTTCGTAACCTCTTATTTTACAAGACTTGTCTGTAATTTGGATCACTCGTATCGAAGAACACGGTTTTCCGCACTCCCCCATCTAGGTAAGTCCCCACCATTGCGTTCCTCGAGTGGGTAACAGGCTTCCAGCTGCCTAAAGTAGGGAGAAGCGGGCAGAGACTGAATATGATGCTGGAAACATTGACCGAGGCGTTAGGGATGGGGAAAACCCCTTGGACACGCCTTTCTCCCAAAAAGACGATTAAGGGATCCCTGATGGCCTTGGTTTCCAGTTTGGTTCTGGCCTATTTGAACTGGCCGATTGCCTTTCCCCATTTTCCAGTTTGGCTAGTGGGGATCACCGGACTGTTGGTGGGAATCGGTGGGCAAGTAGGGGATTTGGTGATGAGTGCGTTCAAACGAGATTTGGGCATTAAAGATTTCGGTGAGTTGTTACCCGGACATGGCGGCATTTTGGATCGGGTGGATAGTCTGCTTTGGGTGAGCCCCCTTTTTTTTCATACAGCCCGGTTCTTCTTCAAAGGAGATTTTGGCTATTAATTTTGGCTATTAAATTGTCTACAGCTCTTTCATCCTCTGCATCCCGAAAGTGAACGCAGATTTGCTACACCAACGGTGGTGCCCCTAACCCATTTCAAAACGCTGCGCGACCGCTTTGGTCTGTCGAGCAACTTGGCTCAACAGGTGTGCCGTCGAGTGGCGGGCTCTCGCAAGGTTGCCAAACAAAAGAATCGTCCTGTCAAGGCGTTCAAAGCTGGATTTGTGACCTACGACGCTCGGATTTTCTCTTTCCGGGAGAAGGACTGGACGGTTTCCTTGACAACCGTGGAGGGACGTGAGCGCTTTGAATTGGCCATTGGTAACTACCAGCGGGGGATGCTCAGTCGCGTCAGCGGTGCGGAGCACGGTCGCGTCAGCGGTGCGGAGCACGGTCGCGTCAGCGGTGCGGAGCACGGTCGCGTCAGCGGTGCGGAGCACGGTCGCGTCAGCGGTGCGGAGCACGGTCGCGTCAGCGGTGCGGAGCACGNNNNNNNNNNGAGCACGGTCGCGTCAGCGGTGCGGAGCACGGTCGCGTCAGCGGTGCGGAGCACGGTCGCGTCAGCGGTGCGGAGCACGGTCGCGTCAGCGGTGCGGAGCACGGTCGCGTCAGCGGTGCGGAGCACGGTCGCGTCAGCGGTGCGGAGCACGAGCGTCGGTTCCAAAGTTGGGTCAACCACAATGTTTCCAAACGGATCGTCCTCCGGACGACCCGGAGGGTCATTGTTGCAACCGCCGAAGCCCTTTCTGCCAGTGTTGCACTGAAAGATTTGACCGGGATCCGGGAACGCACCAACCAACTGCCCCGCTCCAGGACTGAGAGGAGACGTAGCAATAGCTGGGCGTTCCACCAGTTGAGGCAATTCTTGACCTACAAGTGTCTGAAAGAAGGCGTGAAGCTGGTTCTGGTGAACCCGGCCTACACCAGCCAAATGTGTCACCGCTGCCTGCACATTCATCCTGATCCCGACCAGTCGTATCGTGCTCCGCACGGCGCGGAGCGCCACCGGAAGGGTAAGCAGTTCCAGTGTGGGCATTGTGGTTGGCATGGGGATGCGGATTTCAACGGGGCCAAGAACATTCGTGCTCCGCACCGCTGGCGCGACCAAGCAATCGGGGCGCTTGTAAACCGTCCTGGAGGTTCCTGGTTATCTTGCCAGATAACTGGAGGGCTACTGAAAGCCCGCGCTGTATCCGCTAGGGTCAGCGTCGGGTAGTTTACCTTGACTGGTAAAGTTGCCCCGGCGCAGCACCTTGCGCATCTTTGCTGATTTCGCGGCAATTTTTGACAGCCACCGCCGGACGTTGGATCCCCAGCTGTTGCGGGATCCCATTGTCCAGGGCCGCTCGGGAATCCAAGTTGAGCGGTTACTCCAGCAGCAACACTCTTTTTGAGCCTAGTGCCGAAGGGTATCCTCAAAGACTCTCCCTAGGTCCACCCCTGAAGATAGCCACCTGTACTGTTGTTGTACTCCACTTTCGGGTTAGCACGAACAATTTGTGTTTGTGCTAAAACTCCAGATCAGGATCCTGCCCCAAAGCACGCAATCTTTCCGCAAGACGTTCAGCTCGTTGACGTTCCTGCTCCGCTCTTTGATGTTCCTGCTCCGCTCGTTGGCGTTCCTGACGGGTTCTCTCTCGCTCCAGATCTGCTTGCTCATCTCCAGTCAGCAGTAAGTTGCCTTGCGCATCGCACCAGCGCAGCCAACGGGCTTGTTTGGCCTCAAAAATCCCCTCCCACACTGTCAGCCCCAGATCCACCTGTTCCAACCAAGTTTCGGTCATTTCCAGGTAATGCCGACCCCGCAGTTCAAAAATTCGCAACTCATCCGAACCCAATTCATGATTGGGGTCAAAGACCACGTAATAGCTGACTCGCATCTGCTCATAGCGATTCAGCTTGCTTTCCAGCTCATTACCCTCCCGGTTAGACACAATCTCAATCACCACATCCGGTGGCTTGTCAAATTGCCATAGCAAATAACAACGGTTTTGCTTTTCCCACCACTGGTCAGGGACGGTAACATCCAAACTCAGAAAGACATCGGGCACAATCGGAGGCCGCCCGATGGTGGTGTAAATACCAACATTAGCTGCTGCCAAAAAAGTCTTGTTGCGCCACGCACTGTAGAGAACCCCTGTTAGGAGACGCTGCTGTTTTTCCGAAGCAAAATTATCCACCGGGGTATCATCCTCAGTGACAAGATCCTCAACATTTGGGATTGGAACAAGCAGTTCGGTATCCATCAGGAAATCCGGTTGCAGATGTACGTGATCTTAGCGCTTGTCTTGAGGGAGTGAGGGGGTCGTCTCTTTAAGCATGAGGCTGCAAATGCATATTGCTAGCTCCCGAGCTACGCAATCCTAGCGTGGGTCTACAGCACCTCCGCTCCAGGGATCCCGGTAGGATGAGGCGAGTCTTGAGCGGATGGGCAAGGCTGACGACATGTTCATTTAAACAAGTGGAATCCTTGCTTAGGACGCTGTCCTAAGGACCGTGTAGCAACTGTTGTAAGCGGCGGCTTTCCCATTCCAGAATGCGACGAGACAAATCGGGATCCCGTTCGAGAATACGGTCGAGATCATCGACGGCAATGGCCAGCAGGCGGGTGGGACTGTGGGTGGCCGTAATGCGCCCTGATTGTCTCCCGTGGGAGAGTACCTCTAGCTCATCCAAAATTTGGCCGGGGAGCAGGCTGGAAATGACCTGATGACCACGTTCGTAGGTTTCGACCTCTGCTTTGCCCTCGATCAAAATCAAGAGTTCCCGACAGGTATCCCCCTCATCCGAGATGATGTCTTGAGCCTGAAAGATCTTGAAATAGGCAATAGCTTCTAATTCCAGCAGCGTTTGGGTGTGGATCCCGGCAAACAGTTGGCTGTTAAACAGGTAAGTCAGCTTTTCTAGGTCAGGCAATTGGGAAAGGGCCAGGGATCCCTTGGGGTGGGCTTGAAGGATCTGCGCTGTTGTTGTGACCAGGGGATGGGAAGGGGCCGGCAGTGAATCGGGGAGTTGAGCGGGATCCAGGGTGTGCAACAGATAGAGACTAATCGCCTGGATGATCGGGTTGCTTTCGGCTAGGAGGGCCTGCAGATGGCCGGTGATGGTCTCTGTGGAGAGATCTAGCGCACAGGCAGGGGAATTGGAGCCAGGAGCCCGTAGGGTTTTCAGGAGGGAGTAGGGCAGACGGCTAGCCCAAGCGGCGGTCGGGTTATCCAGCACCTCCGGCAACACCGCAGGCGAGAGTTCTGCTAGGGCTTGGGCCATGCGCAGATTGAGGTCGAAATCGGGGTTGCTCTCCATCATCTCCAACAGGGCACGCACCAGCAGGCGTTTTTTTTGCTTGACACTGGCCCGCAGCAGGTTCAGGACCAAGGTTTGCCGCAGCAGCAGCGGTTGGTTGAGGGCATGAAACCGTTGGATCAGATTTTGCAATTGGGTAAGCAGGTGTTCCGCCCGCTGCCAACGTTCCGCCTGTCGATCCAGCCCGCCGACGAGCTCGGCTTCCTCCTCTGGGGTGATGCGATATTCCTGCCGCAATTGCTGAACAGACTCGGGATCCCGGCGGATCAGCTCCTCCAAAGACTGTTGGCTTTGCAGCGTGAGCATTCGCTCTAGAGCGCGGCGATACCCTGAGAGGCGCACCGAGTTTTCCAGGCTATGAAGACGACTGGGATCCATCAAACTGGGATCCTCCACTCCCAACTCCAGCAGGAGGTCTTGGTGATCGTCATCGCTGATGTCCAGTTGTTGTCGCAGCTGAGCCAACACCTTCAGGCTGCTGCTGCTGTTGACATAGCCCTCGTCTAGGGCTTCTCTGAGCACCTCTTTGTAGGCTTCCAGGCGTTTTTCCTGGGTAAATCCTGGCAACACCTTGGCCAGCACATAGATCTCGTCGCTACTTAAATCTGAGAGATTTCGCCCTTCCAACACCTTGGGCCAGTTGAACTGGAATTTGGCCAATTGTTTCCGCAGGCGGGTAGCCAATCCTTCTCGACTGTATTGATCCGGATGACGCGGCCAAGTGCGATAAAGCCAAAAACTGCTACCCGCCAAAATCAAGAATTCCCATCCCCACTGAACCCAGCTGGGCAACATTGCCAACCAGGAGCGTCCGGCAAACACAAAGAAAAAGTTAAAGATCAAAAAGGTGCAAAGACTGTAGAGGCGATGGCGAATTTCAATGGGGTCTAACCGGGATCCCCAGCGGGTTTGGGCCCAGCGTTCCAGTTGACGGCCCCAGCTCCAGCCCGCCCAGGTGAAAAGTCCTAACGTGATGGGCACAGCCACAATTTTGGGCACCGGAATCACCCTGCCCGCAATGTACCAACCAGGATTCCACCACCGCTCCAGCCCCCCCGGCTCGTAAGCCCAAATTCCCGACAGGTAATAGTCCCAGTTACCTGCATAGAGATAGTAGTAGACAAAGTAGCCCACCACTAAGCCCACATAGCCGTAGTACAACAGTTGCTGTTGGGGTTGTTCAATCCCCTGCCAGTAGGTGCGCTCCGCATCAATATCGATACATGGACTTTGGCAGGCAACACAGGCACTTTTTTCGCTGCCATCGGGTTCCACACTGCGACACATGGACTGGGTAATTTTGCTATCGCTGGTGTGGGCCGGTTGAGCCAGCAAAGCTCTGGGTTCACCGTAGATTTTTTGCACCGGAGCCATCGGACAAAAATAATTGCACCAGCTTTTGCCCCCATAGAGAAACCCAACCGTGATGGCAGCAGCCAGGGTAATGAGCAGCCAACCCAAAAGCAACCTGCGGTCGTTATTGATCCCCAACAAGCGGGCATTGAGCCCCAGGAAAAACCAGCCCAATTGCACATATAAATAGTTTTTCCCCAGCCAAGATTCGGCATTCACGCGGGGAACTTCTGCCCGTTTGCCCTTGGTCACTTTGCGTTGAATCCCGAGGGCACGCGGGATCTGAGACACGAATGACAGTGGGCATATGCGTCGCCACAGATCATGCCCAAAGATCAACAGAATCAAAATGGCGCTAGGCACCACCAAACCCCAAAAAATTGGCGCCCCCAGATAGTAATGAGCGGATCCCAACGCCACACACTGCCCCTGTACCGGTACACAGCGCTCCAGATCCACCCGCAACCCAGGGATCCCAGTTTGGGCATCCGTCAGACGGGGGGAAATCGGATCCACCACCAGAGACCCGATCAACAGCAGCCAAGCCACTGTTAACGCCCAACGCAGCCGATGGAACTGCCGCTCACTTAGGGATACCCAGGACATACACAACCGATTCCTACTGGATTGCCAAGACAACATTTCAAGGATTACAAAACGCACATTGGGCCGGATCAGCCCAGGGATCCCGGACAGGCTCCTGATGGCTATGGTGGCAGCGCAAACACCCATACACCCAGGCTTTGGGTAATGGTGTGGGAGCACCACAGTCGCCACAGGGCAGACCAGACAAGGAGCGAATCCGCCAATAACCGGGGGTTCCACAGGCAGGACAAAGGCTTTGGGCTCTAGCGATCAAATTTTGGGTGGCGGCGGCGATCACCTGTAAACGAGAAGGATTGCACATGGCCCGCATATCGGTTTCCAAATGAACCCCCTGACCCCGTGTATTCAGCTCATTGAACACAGCTCGGAGGGTATCCTCATCCTGGATCCCTTTGTGGATCACCTGCGGGTGCTGCGGATCGTCGAGGGCGATCAAACCGTGCTCTGGGAAACCCACCTGCTGAGCAAAAGCCAAGGCTTCCGCCATTGTGGTCACATGGCGATGGCTAAAGTTGGTTTGGCTGCTCTCGGCCCAGCCCACCAGCTCCAACCCCTGTGCTTGATCCTTCAACATCACCCACTCCTGATTCCAGGCCAGCCAGGGAAGCTGAGGATGGGGGCCAAAGGATCCCTCACTCGCTAGGCCCAAGGGCGCATCCTTCAGCTTCAGCGCGGATTCAATCTTCAGGCGTAAGGTGGCCAAAGGATCCCCAGGTCGAGGCCGTTCCCGGGAGAAAGTGCCAAATTGGTCGGTATCAAGGTCTACCACCTCAACGCGGATGCCCAAGTGCTGGTGCAAAAGAGGGCCAATGACGGTCTCTTTGCCGTGCCGAGTGGCCAGCAGAGCCACTGAGTTGTGCCATCCCTCCCACATCGCTACGAATAATAGCCCTTACCCCGATTGATCAAGCCACAGATTCTCCTATGGATCCCATTGGAAGAAGTTTTAGAACTCTGTTGCGCCTGTCTCTTCAGGATAGTTTGCCAAATATATAACGACAGGCTCGGAGAACCGCAGTAACATACTCCTGGACGCTCACCCTAACAGGTAGAGCGCGGGGCTGCTTGCGGTTAAAGCTCAAAACAAGAAGTACCGTTGTGCCATGGGCAATACCTCCGCTGGTTCACAGGTGAGCAATTCTCCATCCGCCCGTACTTCATAGGTTTCCGGGTTGACCTCGATATGGGGAGTGCTGGTATTCAATTTCAGGTCTGCTTTGCTGATTTCACGGCAATTTTTGACAGCCACCACCGGACGTTGGATCCCCAGTTGTTGCGGGATCCCCTTGTCCAGGGCCGCTTGGGAAACAAACAACAGACTGGTCTGGGTTAGGGCGCGGCCAAAGCTACCAAACATCGGGCGGGGATAAACCGGTTGCGGCGTTGGAATCGAAGCATTCGGATCCCCCATTTGGGCATAGGCAATCAGCCCCCCCTTCAAAACCAACTCCGGCTTCACCCCAAAAAACGCCGGTTTCCACAAGCACAGATCCGCCAGCTTCCCCACCTCCACCGATCCGATTACATGGCTCAGCCCCTGAGCAAGGGCAGGACAGATGGTGTACTTGGC
This sequence is a window from Thermostichus vulcanus str. 'Rupite'. Protein-coding genes within it:
- a CDS encoding RNA-guided endonuclease TnpB family protein, with protein sequence EHGRVSGAEHGRVSGAEHGRVSGAEHGRVSGAEHGRVSGAEHGRVSGAEHERRFQSWVNHNVSKRIVLRTTRRVIVATAEALSASVALKDLTGIRERTNQLPRSRTERRRSNSWAFHQLRQFLTYKCLKEGVKLVLVNPAYTSQMCHRCLHIHPDPDQSYRAPHGAERHRKGKQFQCGHCGWHGDADFNGAKNIRAPHRWRDQAIGALVNRPGGSWLSCQITGGLLKARAVSARVSVG
- a CDS encoding Uma2 family endonuclease → MDTELLVPIPNVEDLVTEDDTPVDNFASEKQQRLLTGVLYSAWRNKTFLAAANVGIYTTIGRPPIVPDVFLSLDVTVPDQWWEKQNRCYLLWQFDKPPDVVIEIVSNREGNELESKLNRYEQMRVSYYVVFDPNHELGSDELRIFELRGRHYLEMTETWLEQVDLGLTVWEGIFEAKQARWLRWCDAQGNLLLTGDEQADLERERTRQERQRAEQEHQRAEQERQRAERLAERLRALGQDPDLEF
- a CDS encoding HAD hydrolase-like protein gives rise to the protein MYVLFLLLNKFSLCAYIPRLETGGFTLLFVTPELVDKVHSLYLQAMIRFYQTDPDLQEAPGASETFTALKKQGIRVALDTGFDRATADVLLQRLGWLEQGLIDASVTSDEVANGRPHPDMIFEAMRRTGVDQVSQVAKVGDTPSDLQQGSRAGCRYVLGVTSGSHAAKELAKEPHTHLIEHLSELLAILTEGK
- a CDS encoding phosphatidate cytidylyltransferase, translated to MMLETLTEALGMGKTPWTRLSPKKTIKGSLMALVSSLVLAYLNWPIAFPHFPVWLVGITGLLVGIGGQVGDLVMSAFKRDLGIKDFGELLPGHGGILDRVDSLLWVSPLFFHTARFFFKGDFGY
- a CDS encoding RNA-guided endonuclease TnpB family protein, whose product is MKRVTTTLKLKFLDLNAVKAEMFAQTVCATTALANELLRISPKERKALTTAKVVTPLKSALSNQVIRVLKGKAGQRVKHFKVFWPEVNNQNWKLHKVGSTYSVSFPTIQGDKRVPLEVSSSYYAERLERILAEQDCERGTLKLMQIRGVWYAVLSITWEVPEVKSTERLGVDRGQNRLAVAATRWGRAVFFGGGEVAHRRRRFQKRRAQLQQAGKYRALKRLERKEARWMRAVNHTVSRRIVRFAKAVNADVWMEDLSGIRQSRQSQKARSDAGKSRHTWSYYDLEWKVAYKLEMAGRTLHKRPAAYTSKTDHRTGLIGKRSGHLFTGQDGYCCDADWNAAMNIAQWDGFSCPLSLKEAISVMGTVGSGDGVVGNPLNSMNPSQLQAVGS
- a CDS encoding HAD family hydrolase, with translation MSEAAMIIRLVVFDMAGTTVKDNDDVSKALIAAFAQVGIPIGITETNPVMGYPKPVAVRLLLEKHWPDAAQLTLPRLETGGFSLLAPHSLKL
- a CDS encoding DUF6671 family protein; its protein translation is MWEGWHNSVALLATRHGKETVIGPLLHQHLGIRVEVVDLDTDQFGTFSRERPRPGDPLATLRLKIESALKLKDAPLGLASEGSFGPHPQLPWLAWNQEWVMLKDQAQGLELVGWAESSQTNFSHRHVTTMAEALAFAQQVGFPEHGLIALDDPQHPQVIHKGIQDEDTLRAVFNELNTRGQGVHLETDMRAMCNPSRLQVIAAATQNLIARAQSLCPACGTPGYWRIRSLSGLPCGDCGAPTPLPKAWVYGCLRCHHSHQEPVRDPWADPAQCAFCNP
- a CDS encoding ABC transporter substrate-binding protein; the protein is MVPSRPSELSPNTSALTRRQLLKVGAAALGGSLLAAGGAQAQRKPSPTLLVAQGSGLDRVSYATNWYAQAEHGGFYQAVATGIYRDHGLDVTVQMGGPGINITQILAGGAADFAMGGSAGVINAVKEGIPLICVAAIFQKDPQIIMAHPGTERFEDLKGRPIFISRGAFAGYWPYLKSRFGFTDDQVRPYNFNPGPFLADPTSAQQGYLTSEPFAIQREGGFEPVVFLLADLGYSPYSTTIETRRQLVETNPDLVERFVDASIKGWYSFLEDPRPAYTLIKRDNPEMTDEQLAYSFEKLQEYGIIKSGDALEKGIGAMTDERWQTFFDSMTVAGVFEPTINYQAAYTLDFVNKGTAYYTA
- a CDS encoding cyclic nucleotide-binding domain-containing protein; protein product: MSWVSLSERQFHRLRWALTVAWLLLIGSLVVDPISPRLTDAQTGIPGLRVDLERCVPVQGQCVALGSAHYYLGAPIFWGLVVPSAILILLIFGHDLWRRICPLSFVSQIPRALGIQRKVTKGKRAEVPRVNAESWLGKNYLYVQLGWFFLGLNARLLGINNDRRLLLGWLLITLAAAITVGFLYGGKSWCNYFCPMAPVQKIYGEPRALLAQPAHTSDSKITQSMCRSVEPDGSEKSACVACQSPCIDIDAERTYWQGIEQPQQQLLYYGYVGLVVGYFVYYYLYAGNWDYYLSGIWAYEPGGLERWWNPGWYIAGRVIPVPKIVAVPITLGLFTWAGWSWGRQLERWAQTRWGSRLDPIEIRHRLYSLCTFLIFNFFFVFAGRSWLAMLPSWVQWGWEFLILAGSSFWLYRTWPRHPDQYSREGLATRLRKQLAKFQFNWPKVLEGRNLSDLSSDEIYVLAKVLPGFTQEKRLEAYKEVLREALDEGYVNSSSSLKVLAQLRQQLDISDDDHQDLLLELGVEDPSLMDPSRLHSLENSVRLSGYRRALERMLTLQSQQSLEELIRRDPESVQQLRQEYRITPEEEAELVGGLDRQAERWQRAEHLLTQLQNLIQRFHALNQPLLLRQTLVLNLLRASVKQKKRLLVRALLEMMESNPDFDLNLRMAQALAELSPAVLPEVLDNPTAAWASRLPYSLLKTLRAPGSNSPACALDLSTETITGHLQALLAESNPIIQAISLYLLHTLDPAQLPDSLPAPSHPLVTTTAQILQAHPKGSLALSQLPDLEKLTYLFNSQLFAGIHTQTLLELEAIAYFKIFQAQDIISDEGDTCRELLILIEGKAEVETYERGHQVISSLLPGQILDELEVLSHGRQSGRITATHSPTRLLAIAVDDLDRILERDPDLSRRILEWESRRLQQLLHGP